A window of Acidobacteriota bacterium genomic DNA:
GCTGCATGGGCTGGAGCCAGGGCGGCTACATCTCGGCGTTCCGCACCACATCCTCGGACCGCTTCGCCGCCATCTCGGTGGGCGCCGGCATCTCCAACTGGGCGACCTACTACTACAACACCGACATCACGCCGTTCACCATCAACTATCTTGGTGACGATCCGGTGGACGACCCGGAAATCTACCGCCTCACCTCGCCCATGAGCTACATCAGGGAGGCGAAGACGCCCACCCTGATCCAGCACGGCGAGAACGACCGGCGCGTTCCCATCCCCAACGCCTATGAGCTGCGGCAGGGTCTCGAGGATCGGCGCGTGCCCGTGGAGATGGTGGTGTACAAGGGCTTCGGCCACGGCATCGGCAAGCCGCGGGCGTCGCGCGCCGTCATGCGCCACAATCTTGAATGGTTCGGCCACTATTTATGGAGCGATCCCAAACCCGACTTCACCATGCCCGATGTGCCCAAAGCCGACAAGAAGGAAGAGAAGTAAGCCGCGCCCGGCGGCCCGCGCTCGCCGGGCGCGGGCCGCTGTCTCATTCATCCTCCGCACGAGCAAGTTCGGCCGGTTTAGCCTGTCGAGTCATTCATCAAACAGAGCCGAAACAGACGGCGCGATCGTCACCCGGGCCGCAGCAAGAACCTGCGGCGTCGCCTGTGATTCTCTTGACACCGGGGTCCCGATTCGATACGTTTGCACCAATCTGTAGTTTTCAAACGTTCGGCAATATTTGGGGAGCGGTGAGTGATGGGGAACAAATCCGTCTGGATGTCCGTCCTGTTATGGACTGTGGCCGTGGCGCCCCTGATGGGGAGCGGCGGGGAGTCCAGGAACCGGCCGCTCGACGAGCGGCGCCTGCAGGCGCGGGCGGTGGTGGAAACCGGCTTCCACCGGTATGAGGGCGACGACCTGGAGGAGGCCATTCGGAAGGGCGATGCGGATCGGGTCTCGGCGTATCTCGATGCCGGCTGGGGGCCGGACCAGCCCCTCGACCTGACCGGCAAGCGGCCGCTGCACCAGGCGGCTGAATACGGCCAGGCCGCCATCGTCCGGTTGTTGCTGGCGCGGGGCGCCGACCCCAACGCGCCTGACAAACAGGGGGCCACGCCCCTGGACCGCGCGGCCCGTGCCGGAATAACCGAAGTGGTCACGCTGATGCTGGACGGAGGCGCAGTCATCCAGGGTGCCGGCCGGAGCGCCCTCTTTTCGACTCTCAGCGGGGAGAACTGCGCCGCGACCATCCGCCTGCTCTTAGCGCGTGGAGCCGATCCGGGACAATGCAACGCAGACGGTCTGACGCCGCTGATGGAGGCGGCGCGGTGGAACCGGGCCGAAGCCCTGGCGACGCTGCTGGAAAAAACGGATCCGGCCATGCTGGCCCGGCGGGACAAGCACGGGCAGACCGCGCTCGGCTACACGCTGTCCAGCGACGTTAAGCAGCTGCCGGCCACGCGCCTGCTGCTGGCGGCCGGCGCCGATCCCGTCGCGCCGGGCGGCAAGGTGACCGATCTGGAACGGGCCTGGCAGAACCGCAGCCCCGCCGGCCCCGACCTGGAGGCGGCGGTACTTCGGCGCGATCCGCTCGCGGCGGGCGCGCTCCTCGGGCCGGCCATCCGGCACGACCGGATGGGTTTCGCCGCGGCGCTGCTGGCCGCGGGCGTGCCCGCCGACGGGCTGGATCGGAAAACCCGGCTGTTCCTGGCCGCCGCCACGGGCGACGCGGTCATGCTGGCCGCCGCGTCCGACCAGGAGCTCCTGGGGACCAAAGGTCTCCAAGACGAGACGCTGCTGGGCCGGGCGGCGCGCCACGCCCAGCCCGCCACGGTCCGGGTGGCGCTCGCGGCGCTGAAGCGACAGCGGGCCACGTGGCCGACCCCGCCCAAACCACCGTGGGGCTGTCGGGAGATGCTGGACGCGGCCGAAGGCGGCGACGCCGTGGTGGTGCAGAACCTCCTGGCGGCCGGGGCCGACCCCAACACCCGGGATTTTCAGGGTTACCGTCCGCTGCACCGGGCCGCGCGCGGCGGCCACCACGCGGCGGCCACCCTCCTGCTGGCCCACGGGGCCGATCCGAACGCCGCCAACAACTGGGGGGAGACGCCCCTGGTGACGGCAGCCGAGACCGGCAGCGCGGGCGTCGTCCGGGCACTGTTGGCCGCCAAGGCCGATATCAACGGCCGATCGTTCCGCAACGTGACACCCCTGCTGGCGGCCGTGCAGTCCGGCCGACCGGACGTCGCCCGGTTGCTGGTAGCGGCCGGGGCCAATCCCTATCTGGTTTCGGACCACGACAACAGCTGTGCGGCGCTGGTCGCCGCCGCCAGCGGCGATCCGGAGTTGATGGATGCGGTTGCACCGGCTTGCACGGAAACAATGTTCCAAGCGGTGACGGAAGACGATCGCGATGCCGGCGCCCACTTCGCCCGCCGGCTGTTGTACCAGGCCATCGGAGACGGACGGACAGACGTGGTCAGGTCCCTGCTCCGGGTCGGGGTGCAACCCGATATCGGCAGCGGCAGCTTCTCCCGGCCGCCGCTGGCCGAGGCGGCGGCACTTCGGAAAGTCGAGATACTGGAGGTGCTGATCAAGGCCGGCTTCGATGCCAATGAAAACTACCGTGGCTGGACTGTCCTGATCACTGCCGTGATCCATCCCGCCTGCTGGGAAAAGACCGCCATCTGGGGCGATGTGCCGGACGACCATCCGTCGTTCGACCGGCTCCCGCCGGATCCGGAAGCCCGCCTGGTGATCGAACTCCTCGTGGCGGCGGGTGCGGATCCCAACGCCCGCAACGAGGCGGGACAGACGCCCCTCATGATCGCCGCCGCCCAGGGTGGGCCGGAGGCGGTCACGGCTTTGGCGGCCGCCGGCGCCCGGTTGGAAGACGAAGGCGGCGAGGGCGGTTCAGGCAGTAACCGCGCGCTGAACTTCGCCGCCGCGGAAGGCAACGTCGCGGCGGCGGCGGCGCTCCTCGACGCCGGCGCCTCCCCCGACGGCGGCCAGACCCCGCCACTGTGGACAGCCTGTTACACCGCCAATTGGGAAATCGCCCGGCTGCTGCTCGGCCGCGGCGCCAAACCCGACGCCGGTCCGGCAGACAGTTTCCGGACGCCGCTCATGGAAGCCGCCTGCCGGGGCAATGTGGAGATCGTGCAGGCCCTGCTCGACGCCGGGGCCGATCCGCGGCTGGCCAGGGCAGGGGGAATAGCCTTGGAGATTGCCGCGCGGGCGGGTCATCGGGAGGTGGCCCGGCGCATCTACCATGTTCAGTACGCCCAGGTGCCGGAGCTCACCCCGCTTCCGGACCCGCTCGGCGATGAGCTGTACGACTGGCTCGCGTGGGAGAGCGCCCCCTATTGGGGGTATTATTCGGAATCCGCAGCTGCCGAAACCGAAACGGACAGCGGAAAGGAGGCGGGAGCCCAGGATGAGCGCGGGGCGGACGAGCGGATCCACTCCAACCTGGAGCAGTATCTGCTGGACAGTGTCCGCGTGGGCGAGGCGGCGCCGGTGGCTGCGGCCATCCGCGCCCAGCACCTGCGTCAGATGGGGCAATTCGCGGAAGACCTCATGCTCGAGGCCGCCCGGTACGGGGAGCATGAGATCCTGCGAATGATCCTGGCGGCCCAGGCGCCCGCCCGCAAACGGGTAGCCGAGATCCTGGCCGCGCAGGCGGCCGAAAGGCGGCGGGAATCCGGGACGCCGGCGGCTCTGGCGGCTGAACGGGACGAAAAAACCGACAGGCCGAGAGAAGAAGGGTTTGATCCCGAGGCGTCGGTCCGGCAACGGTTGAATGACTTTGGCCGAGCCGCTCTGGCCGCGGCCATCCGGCGGGACGATCCGCCAGCGGTGGACATGCTGCTGCAGGCCGGGGTGAATGTTCGACGGCCTTACCCCATCAATCTGACGCCGCTTCATCTGGCCGCCGACAAGGGGCCGGCGGTGGTCCGACTGCTGTTGGACCACGGAGCGGCGGCGGACGCCCGGACCGTCCACGTGTACGGTCAAGCGCTGGATGAATTGGAAACCGGGGGCATGAGATCCTTGGGTATGGGATCCTATGATTTCCGGTTTTGCGGCGAGGAGGAGACCGGTCCGGGACCCAGAGCCGTACCCGGTGACGTCACCGCGCTGTTCCTGGCCCTGCGGTCGGGCCGGGCGGACACGGTGGAGCAGCTCATCCGGGCCGGGCGGCGGGAGCCGCCGCTGGAGGAACTGACCGCGCCGGATCACGCAGAGGGGAGCCGGCCGCTGCTCCATAACGCGGCGGGACGGGGCGACATCCCGCGCCTGCGCCTGCTCCTGGCCTTCGGCGCCGATCCGAACCTGCCGGACAAAGACGGACGAACGGCTCTCATGGCCGCTGCCGAAAACGGTTTCGTGGGGGCGACGCTGGCATTGCTCGCCGCCGGGGCTGATCCGTCTCGGAGCGACCCGACGGGGCGGACCGCCTGGCACTGCGCAGCCGTCGGTGACTTCGTGGCCGTCATCCGGGAACTCGCCGCCGCCGGCGCGCGCCCACCGAAGGCGGACACCGCGCCCGTGATGCTGGACTACCTCCTGCGCCAGCGGGAGGATTCCGAGCCGTACCGAGTCAAACAGGAAGTGATGGCTGCCCTGCTGCTGGCGGGCGCCGACGTCAACGCGGCGGACGCGGGGGGACGAACGCTCCTGGCCTGGGCATGCATCCGGGGGTGGGGGGATGTGGCGGCACTATTGCTGGATTTCGACGCCGACCCGAACCAGGCCGATACGACGGGCCGGACGCCCCTCCATCATGCCATCGCCGATGACGAGGGCCGGCCGGTGTTCGAGCGCCGATGGGAGCTCATCGACCTGCTGGTGAAACGGGGCGCCGACGTCCGCCGGGTGGACAAATCCGGCTGCTCACCCCTGGACTGGGCCAACACACTGCGCAACCGGCGGCTCATCAACGTGCTCTTCCAGGAGGAGATCTTCCCCAACCATCTGCTGGAGGGCCGGTACTTCGGATTGTCCTCCTCAAACCCGGTCTATCGGCACTGACGGGGTGGCGGCGGGCGGCATGGCCGTCGGCCGCGTGGCTGCGGCTTGGTATAATGGAGCCTGCAACGTTAAACCCAGACAAGAGGAGTCGCCCTGATGGATGCCGACCTGCGTGACCGCTTCTCCGGCCTCTGGACCAGATTTTTTCCCGGCGTCGAGTTGCCCGTGGGGTTTTTCTACACCGACGATCCGGAGTTGGGCCAACCGCCCCCAATTCCCACCGGGCATCGCTGCCTGATCGCCGATCTGGCCCGCGCCCGCCGCGGACAGTCCCTCCGACTCGATCCGACGGTGCTCGGCTGCAGCGGCGGGCGTCGCTACCTCGGCTTCGGCGGGGAACTGATGCCTGGCTTCGAGTATTTTCTCTCCTGCGGCATCACCGGCAAACTGGAAGGCGAGCGGTACAAAAAGACGCCGGAGCTGGTGAAGGAACACCTGAAACACCAGCCGCCGTTCACCGCACCCGGCCGCTACATCGTGTTCCGGCGGTGGGACCGGCTGACGGCGGATGATGCGCCGGTGGCGGTGATCTTCTTCGCCCCCTCCGATGTGCTGGCCGGATTGTTCACTCTGGCCAACTATGACGAGACCGAGCCTAACGGTGTGATTGCCCCGTTCGGCGCCGGCTGTGCGTCGATCGTGGACTACCCCCATCGCGAGGCGCAGTCGTCCCGCCCCCGGGCGGTGCTGGGCATGTTCGACGTGTCTGCGCGGCCGTGCGTCGGGGCCGGTGAGCTGACCTTCACCGTACCGTGGCCCAAGTTCGTCCGGATGGTGGACAACATGCTGGACAGCTTCCTGATCACCCCGTCCTGGGCCAAGGTGCGAAACAGGCTGCGGCGGACGAAGGGGAAATCGTAAGTCGTCGATACGCTGGTGGCGAGATCCGTATCTCCGTCCGGTATGCAAGGGGACATTCGTCATGGCCCATGCCACGGCCCGCGAGGCCTACCGCCGACTGACTGATCGGCTCAACCGATTCCCTCAGGGCGCGCCGCCTGGGGACCTGCTGTTCCGGATTCTGGCGCTGCTCTTCACCCCGCGGGAGGCGGAGCTGGTGGCCCGGCTGCCGCTGCGGCCGTTCACGGCCCGGCGCGCCGCGCGCGCCTGGCGCATCTCCGAGGCGGATGCCCGGCGGATCCTGGAAGAGTTGGCGGACCGCAGCCTCCTCCTCGACGTGGACCACAACGGCGAGAGCCGCTACGTCCTGCCGCCACCCATGGCGGGCTTCTTCGAATTTTCGCTCATGCGGGTGCGACCGAACCTCGACCAGAAGCTGCTGGCGGAGTTGTTCTACCAGTACCTCAATGTGGAAGAGGCGTTCATCCGCGCGTTGTTTTGCGAAGGGGAGACCCAACTGGGTCGGGTGTTTGTTAGCGAACCCGCCCTGTCGGCGGAGAACGCCCTGCATGTGCTGGACTACGAACGGGCCAGCCACA
This region includes:
- a CDS encoding prolyl oligopeptidase family serine peptidase, which gives rise to CMGWSQGGYISAFRTTSSDRFAAISVGAGISNWATYYYNTDITPFTINYLGDDPVDDPEIYRLTSPMSYIREAKTPTLIQHGENDRRVPIPNAYELRQGLEDRRVPVEMVVYKGFGHGIGKPRASRAVMRHNLEWFGHYLWSDPKPDFTMPDVPKADKKEEK
- a CDS encoding DUF169 domain-containing protein yields the protein MDADLRDRFSGLWTRFFPGVELPVGFFYTDDPELGQPPPIPTGHRCLIADLARARRGQSLRLDPTVLGCSGGRRYLGFGGELMPGFEYFLSCGITGKLEGERYKKTPELVKEHLKHQPPFTAPGRYIVFRRWDRLTADDAPVAVIFFAPSDVLAGLFTLANYDETEPNGVIAPFGAGCASIVDYPHREAQSSRPRAVLGMFDVSARPCVGAGELTFTVPWPKFVRMVDNMLDSFLITPSWAKVRNRLRRTKGKS